Part of the Sinorhizobium sp. BG8 genome, GGGCTTCCTTTGACTGCACCGACGAAAACTCGACGGCGACACCTTCCTGGAAGTGCCGAACGACCCGTCCACGCATGTTCCCAAGCTGCACCGGGGTGCCAAGGGCAGGGCGGACCTCGATATCGATGGCGGCACCCGAGAGCGAAAGGTCGATGATGCGACAGGGGTAGCGTCGTCCGTCGTCGAGTACGAGCTCGGTCCGGGTGTTGCGCGGCGTGAGTCGGTTGTGCCTGCGGTCTTCCGGCAGGCCCAGCTCGTGCTTATTGGCAAGCCAGGTCAATTGCGCGGCAAGTTTCTCGCGCTTGCGATCCGTGGCGTTGAGGACGATGACGAAGCCGAATTCGCTCGCCTTCTCGACCGTTCCCTCGATTCTTCCGAGGTGGTCGACATAGGCAATGATTCGCTCGCCGCGCTGCGGCCGCGCGTGGCACGCGATGTTCACGTCCCCGGGGGACATGTCGATCACTGTGCATTCGTATTCGTCGTGATTTGGCAACATCAGGCGACCGGGCAGGTTGACCGAGACGCGCTGAAAGCTCCGCTGGTCATGCTGCGGTCTTGGGGGTGTCGGCGATGCTTGCTGAAATGAATACATGGACATGCAGGCCTGATGAAAAGCTCTTTCTAAGTTGTAACCTTTCGAGGTTAACAGAGTGTTCTGGCTTCGATCAAAAATGCCCGGCATGTGATTGAAAAGAGAGGGGCCCGGCGGTTTGCTGCGGCTGATCCCTCAGCCCTGCCGTCCGCCCTCGAAGACTCGCAGATGAAGGACGCGCCGAAAGGTATCGCCAAGGCCGCGAACGGCGAAGACCGACTGCGGCACGGGAATGGAAGGGCGATCGCGCAAAAAGGCGTTCTGCTGGCTCGGATCGATGACGCCGAGCTCTGATAGCGTCATGTACCGAAACGGAACGGCCAGCGGGTCGATGGGTTGAATAGGGGCAAATGCCCCGAGAACGCGGTCACAAGCTCCACCCTGTGACGAAAGAGGCAGCAACACGACCTCGGCCTCGGTGCCCGAGGCGGACTGCCCGTAGGCGGAAACCTGCATGACTGCGGGCGTTCTGCAACGCATGACGTTCTCTGTGATCCGAGCCGTCCGGTTCACGGATTCAGCAGACCAAAGGTCCGGAAAGCCTATGCCGCGAAGCTCTCGCCCGAAATTGGCGCACAGTCGCGTGCCTGCCAGCCTGAAGCGCGGGGCGAAGCGGCCCGCCTGCTCGAGGATGAAGAGATCCGGGAGAATTCCCCTAACATCCGCCGGCTCAATGTCCTTTCTGTCGGGGAGTTCGCGGTCACCGCGAAGCCGGTTCCAATATTCATAGATCTGGGTTGCAACTCTTGTACGCATGATGTCACCTGTCTCAGAGGTGTTCCATTCCGAAACGTTTGGGTAACGGCAGGGCCTCTGTTTCGGCTGCGATGCGAACTTCATGCCAGAACGGGGTTAAGGTTAACGATTGGTTCCGTTTGCGCGTGGCCGGTCCTCATGGCAAGTATTCTGTATCGCTTCAGTGCGAATTGGTTTCAGCAATTTACTTTCGGGTCCGGGGATTTGGGGCCTGCGGCCGTCGGCGAAAGCCTGACGGCCTTTCTTTTGTCTACGTAGGCGTTATTCATGTGCGGCGCGGATTTTCCTGACGCCGGTCGAGGGGGAGGGACGGCGCGCTCATTTAAGGTTTTTAAGCACTGTGTTCGTTCAACAGGACGCAACGGTGAGAGATTTGGAAAAAGAGTTCATGAGCGACGAACGGGCTGGGAGCAGCGGCGCAGATACCTTGGAACGAAGCGTGGAAAGACGGGAGCCAGCCTTCAATCTTCCGTCAAGCCTGGTGGTTATCCTCTC contains:
- a CDS encoding PilZ domain-containing protein, which translates into the protein MYSFQQASPTPPRPQHDQRSFQRVSVNLPGRLMLPNHDEYECTVIDMSPGDVNIACHARPQRGERIIAYVDHLGRIEGTVEKASEFGFVIVLNATDRKREKLAAQLTWLANKHELGLPEDRRHNRLTPRNTRTELVLDDGRRYPCRIIDLSLSGAAIDIEVRPALGTPVQLGNMRGRVVRHFQEGVAVEFSSVQSKEALTSFL
- a CDS encoding PAS domain-containing protein, which produces MRTRVATQIYEYWNRLRGDRELPDRKDIEPADVRGILPDLFILEQAGRFAPRFRLAGTRLCANFGRELRGIGFPDLWSAESVNRTARITENVMRCRTPAVMQVSAYGQSASGTEAEVVLLPLSSQGGACDRVLGAFAPIQPIDPLAVPFRYMTLSELGVIDPSQQNAFLRDRPSIPVPQSVFAVRGLGDTFRRVLHLRVFEGGRQG